Proteins from a single region of Lolium rigidum isolate FL_2022 unplaced genomic scaffold, APGP_CSIRO_Lrig_0.1 contig_13732_1, whole genome shotgun sequence:
- the LOC124680363 gene encoding dolichyl-diphosphooligosaccharide--protein glycosyltransferase 48 kDa subunit isoform X1, with protein sequence MAALRLLLLLAAAMLLVVASRGDASGAAPRGRKLLVLVDDLAVRSSHSAFFGSLQARGLDLEFRLADDPKLSLHRYGQYLYDGLVLFAPSTPRFGGSVDQNAVLEFIDAGHDMILAADSSASDLIRGIATECGIEFDEDPEAMVIDHINYASTEVEGDHTLIAGDDLIQSDVILGSKKIEAPVLFRGIGHAVNPSNSLVLKVLSASPSAYSANPKTKLASPPSLTGSGISLVSIMQARNNARVLISGSLDLFSNRLLKSGVKKAGSKTRHEKSGNEQFVTETSKWVFHERGHLKAVNVAHHKVGETNEPSMYRINDDLEYSVEIYEWSGTSWKPYVADDVQIQFYMMSPYVLKNMSTDKKGLYSTSFKVPDVYGVFQFKVEYQRLGYTGVSLAKQIPVRPYRHNEYERFITSAYPYYAASFSTMGAFFIFSFAYLYHK encoded by the exons ATGGCGGCGCTGcgcctcctcctactcctcgccgccgccatgctcCTCGTCGTGGCCTCCCGCGGCGACGCTTCGGGCGCAGCCCCCCGCGGGCGCAAGCTGCTGGTGCTCGTCGACGACCTGGCCGTGCGGTCCTCGCACTCGGCCTTCTTCGGCTCGCTCCAGGCCCGCGGGCTCGATCTGGAGTTCCGCCTCGCCGACGACCCCAAGCTCTCGCTCCACCGCTACGGCCAGTACCTCTACGACGGCCTTGTCCTCTTCGCCCCATCCACACCGC GTTTCGGTGGATCAGTGGATCAGAATGCTGTTCTGGAATTTATTGATGCTGGGCATGATATGATCCTGGCAGCAGATTCTTCGGCTTCTGATCTTATCCGAGGCATAGCAACAGAGTGTGGGATTGAATTCGACGAG GATCCAGAGGCGATGGTTATTGATCACATTAATTATGCCTCCACAGAGGTTGAAGGTGACCACACCTTGATTGCTGGTGATGATCTGATCCAGTCAGATGTGATATTGGGGTCCAAAAAGATCGAG GCACCTGTGTTGTTTCGAGGAATTGGACATGCAGTTAATCCATCAAACAGTTTG GTTTTGAAAGTTCTATCTGCCTCTCCATCAGCGTATTCAGCAAACCCGAAGACTAAGTTGGCATCCCCTCCATCTCTCACAGGGTCGGGTATATCACTGGTTTCTATTATGCAG GCAAGAAATAATGCTCGGGTGTTGATATCTGGATCACTGGATTTGTTTAGCAACCG GCTCCTAAAGTCTGGTGTTAAGAAGGCTGGTAGCAAGACAAG GCACGAGAAATCTGGAAATGAACAGTTTGTGACAGAGACAAGCAAATGGGTCTTCCATGAGAGGGGCCATCTAAAG GCAGTGAATGTGGCTCACCACAAGGTTGGGGAGACAAATGAACCTAGCATGTACCGCATCAATGATGACTTG GAATACTCGGTTGAGATCTATGAATGGTCTGGAACAAGCTGGAAACCATATGTTGCTGATGATGTTCAAATTCAGTTTTACATGATGAGTCCTTATGTTCTGAAAAATATGTCAACTGACAAGAAG GGTTTATATTCAACATCCTTCAAAGTTCCAGATGTCTATGGTGTTTTCCAGTTCAAAGTTGAGTACCAAAGGCTTGGATACACTGGTGTTTCTCTTGCAAAGCAG ATTCCAGTGAGGCCATACAGGCATAATGAGTACGAGAGATTCATAACTTCAGCATATCCATACTATGCTGCCTCGTTTTCAACA ATGGGAGCCTTTTTCATATTCTCATTTGCGTACCTGTATCACAAATAG
- the LOC124680363 gene encoding dolichyl-diphosphooligosaccharide--protein glycosyltransferase 48 kDa subunit isoform X2, translated as MAALRLLLLLAAAMLLVVASRGDASGAAPRGRKLLVLVDDLAVRSSHSAFFGSLQARGLDLEFRLADDPKLSLHRYGQYLYDGLVLFAPSTPRFGGSVDQNAVLEFIDAGHDMILAADSSASDLIRGIATECGIEFDEDPEAMVIDHINYASTEVEGDHTLIAGDDLIQSDVILGSKKIEAPVLFRGIGHAVNPSNSLVLKVLSASPSAYSANPKTKLASPPSLTGSGISLVSIMQARNNARVLISGSLDLFSNRHEKSGNEQFVTETSKWVFHERGHLKAVNVAHHKVGETNEPSMYRINDDLEYSVEIYEWSGTSWKPYVADDVQIQFYMMSPYVLKNMSTDKKGLYSTSFKVPDVYGVFQFKVEYQRLGYTGVSLAKQIPVRPYRHNEYERFITSAYPYYAASFSTMGAFFIFSFAYLYHK; from the exons ATGGCGGCGCTGcgcctcctcctactcctcgccgccgccatgctcCTCGTCGTGGCCTCCCGCGGCGACGCTTCGGGCGCAGCCCCCCGCGGGCGCAAGCTGCTGGTGCTCGTCGACGACCTGGCCGTGCGGTCCTCGCACTCGGCCTTCTTCGGCTCGCTCCAGGCCCGCGGGCTCGATCTGGAGTTCCGCCTCGCCGACGACCCCAAGCTCTCGCTCCACCGCTACGGCCAGTACCTCTACGACGGCCTTGTCCTCTTCGCCCCATCCACACCGC GTTTCGGTGGATCAGTGGATCAGAATGCTGTTCTGGAATTTATTGATGCTGGGCATGATATGATCCTGGCAGCAGATTCTTCGGCTTCTGATCTTATCCGAGGCATAGCAACAGAGTGTGGGATTGAATTCGACGAG GATCCAGAGGCGATGGTTATTGATCACATTAATTATGCCTCCACAGAGGTTGAAGGTGACCACACCTTGATTGCTGGTGATGATCTGATCCAGTCAGATGTGATATTGGGGTCCAAAAAGATCGAG GCACCTGTGTTGTTTCGAGGAATTGGACATGCAGTTAATCCATCAAACAGTTTG GTTTTGAAAGTTCTATCTGCCTCTCCATCAGCGTATTCAGCAAACCCGAAGACTAAGTTGGCATCCCCTCCATCTCTCACAGGGTCGGGTATATCACTGGTTTCTATTATGCAG GCAAGAAATAATGCTCGGGTGTTGATATCTGGATCACTGGATTTGTTTAGCAACCG GCACGAGAAATCTGGAAATGAACAGTTTGTGACAGAGACAAGCAAATGGGTCTTCCATGAGAGGGGCCATCTAAAG GCAGTGAATGTGGCTCACCACAAGGTTGGGGAGACAAATGAACCTAGCATGTACCGCATCAATGATGACTTG GAATACTCGGTTGAGATCTATGAATGGTCTGGAACAAGCTGGAAACCATATGTTGCTGATGATGTTCAAATTCAGTTTTACATGATGAGTCCTTATGTTCTGAAAAATATGTCAACTGACAAGAAG GGTTTATATTCAACATCCTTCAAAGTTCCAGATGTCTATGGTGTTTTCCAGTTCAAAGTTGAGTACCAAAGGCTTGGATACACTGGTGTTTCTCTTGCAAAGCAG ATTCCAGTGAGGCCATACAGGCATAATGAGTACGAGAGATTCATAACTTCAGCATATCCATACTATGCTGCCTCGTTTTCAACA ATGGGAGCCTTTTTCATATTCTCATTTGCGTACCTGTATCACAAATAG